From the Salmo trutta chromosome 30, fSalTru1.1, whole genome shotgun sequence genome, one window contains:
- the LOC115168822 gene encoding sterile alpha motif domain-containing protein 10-like — MAVDAASSFSFCRPAVEYRALPEDFKHLSRQTGGNLTWHDGRGQKTAGGRTVKLLQQPGTESYQHRSGDSYGIYHTSPTQPSLIRPVVLWTQQDVCRWLKKHCPHNYLTYVEAFSHHAITGRALLRLNGDKLERMGLVQELLRQELLHQVLQLQVQEEERHLQLLSRGGSFRNLS; from the exons ATGGCTGTGGACG CAGCCTCCAGTTTCAGTTTCTGCCGGCCTGCTGTGGAGTATAGGGCACTGCCTGAGGACTTCAAGCACCTGAGTCGACAGACGGGAGGGAACCTCACCTGGCATGACGGGCGTGGTCAGAAAACAGCAGGGGGCCGGACAGTGAAGCTGCTCCAACAGCCTGGGACAGAGAGCTATCAG CATCGTTCAGGTGACTCCTATGGAATCTACCACACCAGCCCCACCCAGCCCAGCCTGATCCGACCTGTGGTGTTATGGACTCAGCAGGACGTCTGCCGATGGTTGAAGAAACACTGTCCTCACAACTACCTGACCTACGTAGAAGCCTTCTCTCATCACGCCATCACAG GCCGTGCTCTGTTGCGTCTGAATGGAGATAAGTTGGAGAGGATGGGCTTGGTGCAGGAGTTGCTGAGGCAGGAGCTCCTACATCAGGTGCTTCAACTGCAGGTGCAAGAGGAGGAACGTCATTTGCAGCTCCTTAGCAGAg GTGGCTCTTTTCGGAACCTGTCGTAA
- the emilin3a gene encoding EMILIN-3 produces MHIVVALHPILLLSVTLSLADAKSYRPHQSNLYKAGPNPHHLVHGKPTSRHKNHCAYVVEKTMSFTMQNGVTPYVKAEYNKCAWGQKCSTLMYRLMYKPVYKVAHKTLTELEWRCCPGYSGYGCMEGPPAYNHPIKAMPPFKGPPIKGNSWSQTKGPPPMKSYPMLAKGPPMKGPPPMKSYPMKAKGPPASNAKSYPIRHFGPPMTHPSYPVSFFERYPSVPQHHRQPDHHQPGPDHHSDPDRHKPDQHQPEPDHHEEPDHQGPDHHQPESDLEPDHHQQPGPDQPDHPDHTDHSELEPIAEETAPLAGSQEIDGQALDTVGSESAERLDQMEEDMRHLSQGLETLSGTVNGLEDSLRASLREDASRMLSALLSASPGPPPALSSSPHSIVGFADIPGGNPDAEGLDGGLDGGQAFPGLGELTGRVEELRAELQAKAAELEELRGTVIKHDGTLKKMSGGMASLTGTPLRDTQKAMEDLVDVKLGGARTEIIDGFEKRVESAESRCEENAGEVRRQCHREQQERQEQMEQALEGSATGLRKELGHVQAQIQGHDLTEGCCGTAIGLAERVHMLEQSVAGLNQSQEHLRLELGGHKAHVEGMLEGRLGYVEAKLNLTGSGKVRGGRSGSSGSGGVQGSSLEGEMGPGGLEAHLEGKLKALEGRLLMAVEELGNATAPALLEGHIVPTLETKLESLRRRLELDVDRVQKQLRGLELLCMSSSQPIHQGDTATLNAHVVEEEKKGGGELKGLLDVQADRLNSVNLTLQSLLTRLSQREDHQEGEGSSVQGEIMLLKFNVRSVNRILKGLKDSVVSVVRDVGHVNTTWQEREERLAQQVKGVVQLVGRQASMLGAGERRLTRLKGELQELRRRLAGEVQGCRSTALGVQKEVVEVGGRLASMEGQCKGFSHLAEDLERIRAELERQSDVYLSQVNGTLTNHAHQLSELRQELRNCTSKAEPTQQNLFLVEPEQLRGDQ; encoded by the exons ATGCACATTGTGGTGGCATTACATCCCATTCTCCTCCTGTCAGTCACTCTGTCACTGGCTGATGCCAAATCCTACAGACCCCACCAGTCCAACCTCTACAAAGCTGGACCCAATCCTCACCACCTTGTCCATGGGAAGCCCACCAGCAGGCACAA aaACCACTGTGCCTATGTGGTTGAGAAGACTATGTCATTCACCATGCAGAATGGTGTAACACCCTATGTCAAGGCTGAGTACAACAAGTGTGCCTGGGGTCAGAAGTGTTCAACCCTCAT GTACCGTCTGATGTACAAGCCAGTCTATAAAGTTGCCCATAAGACTCTCACTGAGCTGGAATGGCGTTGCTGTCCAGGCTACTCTGGCTATGGCTGCATGGAGGGACCCCCAGCCTACAACCACCCAATTAAGGCGATGCCTCCATTCAAGGGCCCACCCATTAAAGGAAATTCCTGGAGTCAGACCAAGGGCCCTCCTCCCATGAAATCTTACCCAATGCTTGCTAAGGGCCCTCCCATGAAGGGACCTCCTCCTATGAAGTCTTACCCCATGAAAGCAAAAGGTCCTCCTGCCAGCAACGCCAAGTCCTACCCTATACGTCACTTTGGGCCTCCAATGACCCACCCCTCCTACCCAGTGTCCTTCTTTGAGCGTTACCCTTCTGTGCCACAGCACCACCGACAGCCAGACCACCACCAGCCTGGACCAGACCATCACTCAGATCCAGACCGCCACAAGCCAGACCAACATCAACCTGAACCAGACCACCATGAGGAACCAGACCACCAGGGGCCAGACCACCACCAGCCTGAATCTGATCTAGAGCCAGACCATCACCAGCAACCTGGACCAGACCAACCTGATCACCCAGACCACACAGATCACTCAGAGCTGGAGCCCATTGCTGAAGAAACAGCTCCCCTTGCTGGCAGCCAAGAAATCGATG GCCAGGCTCTAGACACAGTGGGCAGTGAGTCTGCAGAGCGTCTGGATCAGATGGAGGAGGACATGCGGCATCTATCCCAGGGTCTGGAGACTCTTAGTGGAACAGTGAACGGTCTGGAGGACAGCCTGCGTGCCTCACTACGTGAGGACGCCAGCAGGATGCTCTCTGCCCTTCTGTCTGCATCACCAGGCCCTCCCCCcgctctgtcctcctccccccacTCCATTGTAGGCTTTGCAGACATCCCAGGAGGGAACCCTGATGCAGAGGGCCTGGATGGGGGCCTGGATGGGGGCCAGGCGTTCCCAGGGCTGGGCGAGCTGACGGGAAGGGTGGAGGAGCTCCGGGCTGAGCTGCAGGCAAAGGCCGCTGAGCTGGAAGAGCTGAGAGGCACGGTTATCAAGCACGACGGCACACTGAAGAAGATGTCAGGAGGGATGGCTAGCTTAACAGGGACCCCATTAAGAGACACCCAGAAGGCCATGGAGGATCTAGTGGACGTCAAGTTGGGTGGGGCCCGGACGGAGATCATCGATGGGTTTGAGAAGCGCGTGGAGAGTGCTGAGAGCCGCTGTGAAGAGAATGCCGGAGAGGTGAGGCGGCAGTGCCACAGAGAGCAGCAGGAGAGGCAGGAACAGATGGAGCAGGCCCTGGAGGGCAGTGCCACGGGACTGAGGAAGGAGCTGGGACATGTGCAGGCTCAGATTCAGGGACATGACCTGACAGAGGGATGCTGTGGTACAGCCATTGGCCTGGCTGAGAGGGTGCATATGCTGGAACAGTCAGTGGCAGGCCTCAACCAGTCCCAGGAGCACTTGAGGCTGGAGCTGGGTGGGCACAAGGCCCATGTAGAGGGCATGCTGGAGGGCCGTCTGGGGTATGTGGAGGCTAAGCTCAACCTGACAGGGAGTGGAAAGGTCAGGGGTGGCAGAAGTGGGAGCAGTGGTAGTGGCGGGGTCCAGGGCAGCAGcttagagggagagatggggccAGGTGGCCTGGAGGCCCATCTGGAGGGGAAGCTGAAGGCTCTGGAGGGTCGTCTTCTGATGGCTGTGGAGGAGCTGGGGAACGCTACAGCCCCTGCCCTGCTTGAGGGCCACATCGTGCCCACGCTGGAGACAAAGCTGGAGTCCCTCAGGAGAAGGCTGGAGCTGGATGTGGACAGAGTGCAGAAACAGCTGCGTGGCTTGGAACTCCTCTGCATGTCCTCCTCTCAGCCCATCCACCAGGGAGACACAGCCACATTGAACGCTcatgtggtggaggaggagaagaaaggaggaggagagttgAAGGGTCTCCTGGACGTGCAGGCTGACCGTCTGAACAGCGTTAATCTCACCCTGCAGAGCCTCCTGACCAGACTGTCCCAGAGGGAAGACCACCAGGAGGGTGAGGGGAGCTCAGTCCAGGGTGAAATTATGCTGCTTAAATTCAACGTCCGCTCCGTGAACCGCATCTTGAAGGGCCTGAAGGACTCTGTAGTGTCAGTGGTCCGGGATGTGGGGCACGTCAACACCACATGGCAGGAGCGAGAGGAGCGCCTGGCCCAGCAGGTGAAGGGCGTGGTGCAGCTGGTGGGGCGCCAGGCCTCCATGCTGGGGGCGGGAGAGAGGAGGCTGACCCGGCTAAAAGGAGAGCTCCAGGAGCTGAGGAGGCGGCTGGCCGGGGAGGTGCAGGGCTGCCGCTCCACTGCGCTGGGAGTCCagaaggaggtggtggaggtggggggGCGCTTGGCCAGCATGGAGGGCCAGTGTAAAGGCTTCAGTCACCTGGCCGAGGATCTGGAGAGGATCAGGGCAGAGCTGGAGAGGCAGTCAGATGTGTACCTCTCCCAGGTCAACGGCACCCTCACTAATCACGCTCACCAACTGTCTGAGCTAAGACAGGAACTCAGGAACTGCACGTCGAAGGCAGAGCCTACCCAGCAGAACCTATTCCTCGTAGAGCCAGAACAGTTAAGAGGAGACCAGTAA